The Candidozyma auris chromosome 1, complete sequence genome includes a region encoding these proteins:
- the PEX11 gene encoding Pex11p, producing the protein MVADTLVYHPTLNKFIKFIDTTPKREKCFRLVAYLSRFLSYYLQRKGFSIETVQKFKDLKQQATFLRKGMRFLKPLNHLQAASKAYDNKLMDSVLSTTTVIRNLGYAGYLTLDGFIFIKMLGLVDKKRFATFPLWASRFWLIGLIAGVINSLRLIKINGAKLASADEKDDEKAIRQKIYQAKRKLIWDFLDMFIALNSLNYLHFTEGDVGFAGTITSIMGLKDLWAST; encoded by the coding sequence ATGGTCGCCGATACCCTTGTCTACCACCCCACGTTgaacaagttcatcaagttcatcGACACAACACCAAAGCGTGAGAAGTGCTTCAGATTGGTGGCCTACTTGTCGAGGTTCTTGTCTTACTACTTGCAGAGAAAGGGCTTCTCCATCGAAACCGTTCAAAAgttcaaggacttgaagcagcaggCCACTTTCCTCAGAAAGGGCATGAGGTTCTTGAAACCTTTGAACCATTTGCAAGCGGCGTCCAAGGCCTATGACAATAAGCTCATGGACTCTGTGTTGCTGACCACCACTGTGATCAGAAATTTGGGCTACGCCGGCTACTTGACGTTGGACggcttcatcttcatcaagatgtTGGGTCTTGtcgacaagaagagattcGCCACATTCCCCTTGTGGGCCTCGAGATTCTGGCTTATTGGGCTTATTGCCGGTGTCATCAACTCGCTTAGAttgatcaagatcaacGGCGCCAAGTTGGCCTCTGCTGACGAAAAGGATGACGAGAAGGCCATTAGACAGAAGATTTACCAGGccaagagaaagttgatCTGGGACTTCTTGGACATGTTCATTGCCCTCAATTCCTTGAACTACTTGCACTTTACCGAGGGAGACGTGGGTTTCGCCGGTACCATCACCTCCATCATGGGCTTGAAGGACTTGTGGGCCTCTACCTAG
- a CDS encoding dolichyl-P-Man:Man(5)GlcNAc(2)-PP-dolichol alpha-1,3-mannosyltransferase yields MTVEARSQNASNDNLNNPQEAERPLPKLTVGNVLGDIYSGIRALIYDPLSNRLVVPMIVALASIAGKVVISKVKYTEIDFTTYMQQIDLVNAGELDYSKIVGDTGPIVYPAGFVQVYQFLLWLADGGVNIRRVQFFFSYLFTFTVALSCVAYTMVQGISPWPLYLLLLSRRLISIYVLRLFNDCFTTCAMVGVVVILQQASYWYKSMGGFMVFLANAVAADLFSLAISIKMNALMYLPAFAIVSYFLLGENMVQFIAVLLVIPLVQLLVGWRFLLPLFWDDEASYIRWTYLTQAFNFSRKFLYKWTVNWKFVSEEVFLSDAFSNGLLVGHVSVLLIFVFTRFLSPKVTGKSVKMLISDALKPFRSTASADNLLLSQQNGPRLILLIFSSTNVIGVAFARSLHYQFLSWYCWQVPFLLYASGLNPFVSGGIYFAHEVCWNVFPATPASSAVLVSILSLILIAVWHNTDVWFKRVSATSVEKYDQ; encoded by the coding sequence ATGACCGTTGAAGCAAGGTCTCAAAATGCCAGCAATGACAACCTAAACAATCCCCAGGAAGCCGAAAGGCCGCTTCCAAAACTTACAGTGGGCAACGTATTGGGCGATATCTACAGCGGCATCAGAGCGCTTATCTACGATCCGTTATCCAACCGTCTAGTGGTGCCCATGATCGTGGCCCTAGCGTCGATAGCAGGCAAAGTCGTGATCCTGAAAGTCAAATACACAGAGATTGACTTCACAACATATATGCAGCAAATTGACCTTGTCAATGCTGGCGAGTTGGACTACTCGAAGATTGTGGGCGATACGGGGCCCATTGTGTATCCAGCAGGATTCGTTCAGGTCTACCAGTTTTTGCTCTGGCTTGCAGATGGAGGTGTAAATATCAGACGTGtgcaattcttcttcagctaCTTGTTTACGTTCACAGTGGCCTTGTCATGTGTGGCTTACACCATGGTGCAAGGCATTCTGCCTTGGCCGTTGTACCTTCTATTATTGAGCAGACGACTTATACTGATATATGTGTTGCGCTTATTCAACGACTGCTTCACGACTTGTGCAATGGTGGGCGTCGTTGTGATTTTGCAGCAGGCATCGTATTGGTACAAGTCTATGGGCGGGTTCATGGTGTTTTTGGCAAATGCTGTTGCAGCCGACTTGTTCTCGTTGGCCATTTCCATCAAGATGAACGCCTTGATGTACCTTCCTGCTTTTGCAATTGTCTCGTACTTCCTTTTAGGAGAGAACATGGTGCAGTTCATTGCTGTACTTTTGGTTATACCATTGGTTCAATTGCTTGTTGGCTGGCGCTTTTTGTTGCCCTTGTTCTGGGACGATGAAGCCTCATACATCAGGTGGACATACCTAACACAGgctttcaacttttcaagaaagttcCTTTACAAGTGGACTGTCAACTGGAAATTCGTTTCCGAAGAAGTATTTCTCTCTGACGCGTTCTCTAATGGTCTCCTTGTGGGCCATGTTTCAGTTTTATTGATCTTCGTCTTCACGAGGTTCTTGTCACCAAAGGTCACCGGAAAGTCTGTGAAGATGCTTATTTCAGATGCATTAAAGCCCTTCAGGTCAACAGCTTCGGCGGACAATCTCCTTCTATCCCAGCAAAACGGACCAAGGTTGATTTTACTTAtcttttcatcaacaaatGTGATTGGTGTTGCATTCGCAAGATCTTTGCATTACCAATTTCTCTCCTGGTACTGCTGGCAAGTTCCCTTTTTGCTTTACGCAAGTGGCTTAAACCCATTTGTTTCTGGTGGGATTTATTTTGCCCATGAAGTCTGCTGGAATGTATTCCCTGCCACACCAGCTAGCTCGGCTGTTCTTGTTAGCATATTGTCATTGATACTTATTGCAGTTTGGCACAACACTGATGTCTGGTTTAAAAGGGTTCTGGCAACCTCAGTGGAGAAATATGATCAATAA
- the FLO8 gene encoding Flo8p: MSHHSTPQIHNKRTPGTMASDTPGQLGNTGENSITTSATSVSHALMDSTQCVSDTNVSSSKQLLNAYIYDFLIKNTLPQTARSFVCEADIPSVPYDQAQHSPSKQSSSATSQANQLSEEHHLPRVALSMDAPQGFLFEWWQVFWDVLQARNEKNPSSVASQYYQMSLMKQRHHQEASGMDWSSSGMAPRVQQNPSGNPQFAGAGGAAGIASGSNPQMSQYFPQQVPMHMMGPQGPFQQNPSGVQRQFPLDQRQQLHQQQQQQQQQQQQQQQQQQQQQRMMMAMMMKQQQAQAQQAQQAPQASQTQPQQAQPSQQQSQQQQQSQQSQRNQDNQMAAQSQLQNQTNISNGMNRMGVASNGMQIPGGPDARAQFSMGMNMNMGMPQQMFVPQQQGPLPQHSQQHLSVQPQQSPGQTPHQQAQQAHNRIQEQAQTQMNNLRQQAVSVHQHTPKQQGQLPQQQGPHQSGPAAAAVAAVAAAAAAAASQPQSQDELNGNGAKGKQTRPIRPSSRPNSGLQQQFRPQKMANGGMSPMAYTGQMLRQSQNGASGVEQPHNQQHRNSNALQDYQMQLMLLEKQNKKRLDIARNSSAGDLNSMSQMQQVQQEGSMMQPNMQAAPPKASPAPSPVLNNKNSPSISKGKRGQTGKRNSKAGASSNNASGGVSGRNSVSGAKRENVTPLTPAADVDSSNKKREEAPVVSPAKKAANSKTSIKRDEENKPKKQEENNSDIIEEVDLDKKNEMDNDEDKLQASSAYFHASLGGNDKMVSVDILGGANGENNFFNSAVASGMDDVDFEFNNFLDSADAGLNGSITGFNWGNPIEGGD, translated from the coding sequence ATGAGCCATCATAGCACTCCGCAAATCCACAACAAGAGGACCCCGGGTACGATGGCGCTGGACACCCCGGGGCAGTTGGGCAATACGGGCGAAAACTCCATCACTACTTCGGCCACCTCTGTGTCCCACGCCTTGATGGACCTGACCCAGTGTGTGCTGGACACCAATGTGTCGCTGTCCAAACAGCTTCTCAATGCCTACATCTACGAttttttgatcaagaacacCTTGCCTCAGACCGCCAGGCTGTTTGTGTGCGAGGCTGACATTCCGTCGGTGCCATATGACCAGGCTCAGCATCTGCCCTCGAAACAGTCCAGCAGTGCCACTTCCCAAGCAAACCAGCTCTCAGAGGAGCATCACTTGCCCAGGGTGGCGCTCTCCATGGACGCTCCGCAGGGGTTTTTGTTCGAGTGGTGGCAGGTGTTTTGGGATGTTCTCCAGGCGAGAAACGAAAAGAATCCATCGTCGGTGGCCTCTCAGTACTACCAAATGCTGCTTATGAAACAAAGACATCACCAGGAGGCCCTGGGCATGGActggctgctgctgggcATGGCGCCTCGTGTCCAACAAAACCCGCTGGGTAATCCCCAGTTTGCAGGTGCTGGAGGAGCGGCTGGGATTGCTTCTGGGTCTAATCCGCAAATGCTGCAGTATTTCCCTCAGCAGGTGCCCATGCATATGATGGGGCCCCAGGGTCCTTTCCAGCAGAACCCCTCGGGCGTTCAGCGGCAGTTCCCTCTTGATCAGAGGCAGCAACttcatcagcagcagcagcagcagcagcagcagcagcagcagcaacaacaacaacaacaacaacaacagaggatgatgatggcgatgatgatgaagcaACAACAGGCACAAGCGCAGCAAGCTCAGCAAGCGCCACAAGCCCTGCAAACTCAACCTCAACAAGCTCAGCCTCTGCAACAGCAGctgcaacaacaacaacagctGCAGCAATCGCAACGTAATCAAGACAACCAGATGGCTGCTCAATCGCAACTACAAAACCAGACTAATATCTCTAATGGCATGAACCGCATGGGTGTTGCCTCTAATGGCATGCAGATTCCTGGAGGACCTGACGCTAGGGCGCAGTTCCTGATGGGAATGAACATGAACATGGGTATGCCTCAGCAGATGTTTGTgcctcagcagcagggACCTCTACCTCAACATTCACAACAACACCTTCTGGTCCAACCGCAGCAGCTGCCTGGGCAGACGCCTCAccaacaagctcaacaggCTCATAATCGCATCCAGGAACAGGCCCAGACTCAAATGAACAATCTAAGACAGCAAGCTGTGTCTGTCCACCAACATACCCCTAAGCAGCAGGGACAGCTACCTCAGCAACAAGGTCCTCACCAATCTGgtcctgctgctgccgccgTGGCTGCCGTAGCTGCTGCCGCGgccgctgctgcctctCAACCGCAATCGCAGGATGAATTGAATGGTAATGGAGCCAAGGGAAAGCAGACAAGGCCCATACGGCCCAGCTCTCGCCCCAACAGTGGTTTACAGCAGCAATTCAGACCTCAGAAAATGGCCAATGGTGGCATGTCGCCAATGGCCTACACAGGTCAAATGCTAAGACAGAGCCAGAACGGAGCTAGCGGCGTTGAACAGCCCCACAATCAACAACACCGTAACTCTAACGCATTGCAGGACTACCAGATGCAGCTCATgcttttggagaagcagaatAAGAAGCGCCTTGACATCGCTCGTAATAGCAGCGCAGGCGATCTCAACTCTATGTCGCAGATGcaacaagtacaacaagAGGGTTCCATGATGCAGCCTAACATGCAAGCCGCTCCTCCAAAAGCCTCTCCAGCGCCATCTCCCGTTCTCAATAACAAGAATCTGCCGTCTATTTCTAAAGGCAAGAGGGGGCAGACTGGCAAGAGGAACAGCAAGGCCGGTGCATCCTCAAACAATGCTAGTGGTGGTGTCAGTGGCAGAAATAGTGTTTCAGGAGCCAAGAGAGAAAATGTCACACCTCTTActcctgctgctgatgTGGACTCAtcaaataaaaaaagagaagaagctccagTAGTGTCACCTGCGAAGAAGGCTGCAAATAGCAAGACTTCAATTAAAAGGGACGAAGAAAATAAGCCTAAAAAGCAGGAGGAGAACAACTCAGACattattgaagaagtcgatcttgacaagaagaatgaaATGGAtaatgatgaagataagCTACAAGCATCATCTGCATACTTTCACGCCTCGTTGGGCGGTAATGATAAGATGGTATCTGTTGATATTCTTGGGGGTGCCAATGGCgaaaacaacttcttcaattctgCTGTGGCCTCTGGCATGGACGACGTGGACTTTGAATTCAACAATTTTCTCGATTCCGCGGACGCTGGTCTTAATGGTAGCATTACTGGCTTCAACTGGGGCAATCCAATTGAGGGAGGTGACTAG
- the NOP8 gene encoding Nop8p, translated as MDLPQNRRIHIGNISQKLAECKDSLEARLGKFGKVTGSIDLRTKPVNDFYYAFVDMEISDKQFEKLKMSLNGILFMGRKLTISLAKEDYLQRWKKDSGRPETSNAVLAKSANIAAARIERIREANTKYPVNSMSGAMLPSTSSPAPNNSSMGYSCSPHTFNGSSANTKNKAPSHDLIGKLSYGATLKPRGTYAQQYSRTNGRAEVIKGRLRTTPRPASHFIRREQTMRLLINGELKQIKCYKTKLWGVEKKAATELTYKFSDGAWRSGDDHIVERVDKCGVNGAQAARYGVEARHEPTEEVATKDVSSNVLERFFETFDFDKPVAIDEKSDDEDAVTLDSKGRKNVESYDFETKGVVRFEESRKAASQGGESLQEYLSQHERPQTEVYFDEDDEGNELEMDGMGQKYSTEATKKTYDEEHGIEQHEKNKERVTDIKNETETLRSLFEPSKPTNDLFAADSGFKLGLDESDEDIDVEKKQADEEEQRKLAEQIALKQQQQEEEEFEAVRASSKTFGLFWTHFESPFLQTQTQLSKIGHANEKITLPGEENGPSVRDDGHGEEDAYETWFWSMRGEVSRECKRRRRDVLRTLKKRHIRPII; from the coding sequence ATGGACCTTCCCCAGAACCGACGTATACACATAGGCAACATTTCCCAGAAACTTGCAGAGTGCAAGGACTCTCTTGAGGCGAGATTGGGCAAATTCGGCAAAGTCACTGGCTCCATAGACCTTCGAACAAAGCCAGTGAACGATTTCTACTACGCATTTGTCGATATGGAAATCCTGGACAAACAGtttgaaaagctcaagatgTCTTTGAATGGAATCCTATTCATGGGCCGCAAACTCACAATCTCGTTGGCTAAAGAAGACTACTTGCAAAGATGGAAGAAGGACTCAGGAAGGCCAGAAACATCCAATGCAGTGTTGGCAAAGCTGGCCAACATTGCTGCTGCAAGAATAGAAAGAATCCGTGAAGCAAATACCAAATACCCAGTGAACAGCATGTCTGGGGCCATGCTACCGTCTACAAGCTCTCCTGCTCCAAACAACTCGAGTATGGGATACCTGTGCTCTCCACATACATTTAACGGTTCAAGCGCCAACACAAAAAACAAGGCTCCCTCGCATGATCTTATAGGCAAACTATCGTACGGTGCTACACTCAAGCCTAGGGGAACGTATGCTCAGCAATATTCAAGGACCAACGGTAGAGCAGAGGTTATAAAGGGAAGATTGAGGACCACTCCTCGTCCAGCCTCACATTTCATCAGACGAGAGCAAACTATGAGGCTCCTCATAAATGGAGAGCTCAAACAAATTAAGTGCTATAAGACCAAGCTATGGGGcgtggagaagaaagcagccACGGAGCTCACTTATAAATTTTCAGATGGTGCATGGAGATCAGGGGATGATCACATTGTCGAGAGAGTTGATAAGTGCGGTGTGAATGGAGCTCAAGCTGCAAGGTATGGAGTTGAAGCCCGTCACGAGCCTACCGAAGAGGTGGCCACTAAAGATGTCAGCAGCAACGTTCTTGAACGCTTCTTCGAAACGTTTGATTTCGACAAACCTGTTGCTATTGACGAGAAGTCAGACGACGAGGACGCGGTGACTCTTGATAGTAAGGGCCGCAAGAACGTTGAGCTGTACGATTTTGAGACCAAGGGTGTCGTACGTTTTGAGGAATCAAGAAAGGCAGCCTCTCAAGGCGGTGAGTCTTTACAAGAGTACCTCCTGCAGCACGAGAGACCTCAAACAGAAGTTTATTTcgatgaggatgacgagGGGAACGAGCTCGAGATGGACGGTATGGGCCAAAAGTACTCTACAGAGGCGACGAAGAAAACTTATGACGAGGAGCACGGAATCGAGCAACATGAAAAGAACAAGGAGCGCGTTACTGATATAAAGAATGAGACAGAAACCTTGCGGTCTTTGTTCGAACCAAGCAAACCTACGAATGATCTTTTTGCTGCTGACAGTGGATTCAAATTGGGACTTGATGAGTCTGACGAGGACATCGATgtggaaaaaaagcagGCCGACGAAGAGGAGCAAAGGAAGCTCGCCGAGCAGATCGCTCTCaaacagcaacagcaagaagaggaggagtttgagGCTGTGAGGGCCTCGTCCAAGACCTTTGGCTTGTTTTGGACCCATTTTGAGTCTCCCTTCTTGCAAACACAAACCCAGCTCAGCAAAATTGGCCACGCAAACGAAAAGATTACACTACCCGGAGAGGAGAATGGACCCAGTGTCAGAGATGATGGTCATGGAGAGGAGGATGCATACGAGACATGGTTTTGGCTGATGAGAGGTGAGGTAAGCCGTGAGTGcaagaggaggaggagagaTGTTTTAAGAACACTTAAAAAGAGACATATTCGTCCAATTATCTAG